Proteins from a genomic interval of Cucumis melo cultivar AY chromosome 7, USDA_Cmelo_AY_1.0, whole genome shotgun sequence:
- the LOC103502489 gene encoding DEAD-box ATP-dependent RNA helicase 53, mitochondrial — MMSAILLRRSSALAASGGRINSTLFAPIANFLSSPVVVNGGVVPAADFEHFSTIGVTEKPLGFGFQSKGFHAASGPLNFKASLVSKAEFAVEDYDCASGSRSGDEGLEIGKLGIAPEIVSALAKKGITKLFPIQRAVLEPAIQGRDMIGRARTGTGKTLAFGIPILDKIIQFNAKNGRGRNPLALVLAPTRELARQVEKEFQEAAPSLDTICVYGGAPISQQMRQLDYGVDIAVGTPGRLIDLLNRGSLNLSEVQFIVLDEADQMLQVGFQEDVEKILERLPQKRQSMMFSATMPSWILKLSRNYLTNPLTIDLVGDSDQKLADGISLFSIVSETYGKASIIGPLITEHGKGGKCIVFTQTKRDADRLAYAMGRNLRCEALHGDISQSQRERTLSGFRDGRFNVLVATDVAARGLDIPNVDLVIHFELPNNTEIFVHRSGRTGRAGKKGSVILIYSQDQTRAIRMIEREVGCRFNELPRITVEAGAHVDMFSGGSFGGLRDRQMNNSGRFGNRGGSFGRSGGYESSSFGRSMGRNSGPSSGSFGSFGSRNSNNSGGFGGPDFGRSPGRFGDFGSSNRSGGFGNFGSSGSGRGGFGDFGSSNRSGGFGDFGDSLDAKQGTGRRQF, encoded by the exons ATGATGAGTGCTATTCTTCTACGGAGATCTTCTGCTTTAGCGGCTTCCGGAGGTAGAATCAATTCCACTTTGTTTGCTCCAATCGCGAACTTCTTATCGTCTCCTGTGGTTGTTAATGGCGGCGTTGTACCTGCTGCTGATTTTGAGCATTTCTCCACTATTGGGGTGACGGAGAAGCCTTTGGGTTTTGGTTTTCAATCGAAGGGATTTCATGCGGCTTCTGGGCCGTTGAATTTCAAGGCCTCGTTGGTTTCTAAAGCGGAGTTTGCGGTCGAGGATTATGATTGCGCTAGCGGTAGTAGAAGTGGTGATGAAGGACTCGAGATTGGAAAGCTTGGGATTGCGCCAGAAATTGTCTCTGCTTTGGCGAAAAAGGGTATAACGAAGCTCTTTCCGATTCAG AGGGCCGTGCTTGAACCAGCAATCCAAGGGCGTGATATGATTGGTCGTGCTAGAACTGGAACAGGAAAAACTCTTGCTTTTGGAATTCCTATCTTGGACAAAATCATTCAGTTCAATGCGAAGAATGG AAGAGGGAGGAACCCGTTAGCCCTGGTTCTAGCTCCAACAAGGGAACTTGCTCGGCAGGTTGAAAAGGAATTTCAAGAGGCTGCTCCTAGCCTGGACACGATCTGTGTTTATGGTGGTGCACCGATTTCCCAACAAATGAGGCAGCTTGACTATGGTGTTGATATCGCTGTGGGCACACCCGGTCGTCTGATTGATCTTCTCAATAGGGGTTCTCTAAATTTATCAGAAGTCCAGTTTATTGTTCTTGATGAAGCAGACCAGATGCTTCAAGTAGGCTTTCAAGAGGATGTAGAGAAGATCTTGGAGAGGTTGCCTCAGAAACGTCAGAGTATGATGTTCTCTGCAACAATGCCGTCTTGGATCTTAAAACTATCCCGAAATTACCTAACCAATCCATTAACCATTGATCTT GTTGGAGATTCTGATCAGAAATTGGCAGATGGAATTAGCTTATTTTCAATTGTTTCAGAAACATATGGAAAAGCATCAATAATTGGACCTCTGATAACA GAACATGGGAAAGGAGGGAAGTGTATTGTTTTCACTCAAACTAAACGTGATGCTGATAGATTAGCCTATGCAATGGGAAGGAACCTTAGATGTGAAGCTTTACATGGAGATATTTCACAGAGTCAGAGGGAAAGAACTCTTTCTGGTTTTAGAGATGGACGTTTCAACGTTCTAGTTGCAACGGATGTTGCAGCGAGGGGTCTTGATATACCTAATGTTGATCTC GTAATACATTTTGAGCTACCAAACAACACAGAAATATTTGTCCATAGATCAGGCCGTACAGGTCGTGCTGGTAAGAAAGGTAGTGTTATTCTTATTTACTCACAGGATCAGACAAGGGCTATAAGAATGATTGAGCGTGAAGTGGGATGCAGATTCAATGAG CTTCCAAGGATTACTGTTGAAGCTGGTGCACATGTGGATATGTTCAGTGGAGGTTCCTTTGGAGGGCTTAGAGATCGTCAAATGAATAATTCAGGTCGTTTTGGCAACCGGGGAGGATCTTTCGGTCGTTCAGGAGGTTATGAAAGTTCCAGTTTTGGTCGTTCAATGGGTAGAAATAGTGGACCTAGCTCTGGGAGCTTTGGTTCATTTGGTAGTCGCAACTCAAACAATTCTGGAGGTTTTGGTGGTCCTGATTTTGGACGTTCTCCTGGTCGGTTCGGTGATTTTGGTAGTTCAAATCGATCAGGTGGTTTTGGGAATTTCGGTTCAAGTGGTTCTGGACGTGGCGGATTTGGTGATTTTGGCAGTTCTAATCGATCAGGTGGTTTTGGGGATTTTGGTGACAGTTTGGATGCCAAACAAGGCACTGGAAGAAGGCAATTTTAA
- the LOC103502491 gene encoding vacuolar protein sorting-associated protein 53 A yields MDKSSALEYINQMFPTEASLSGVEPLMQKIHNEIRRVDAGILAAVRQQSSSGTKAKEDLAAATSAVEELMSKIREIKTKAEQSETMVQEICRDIKKLDFAKKHITTTITALHRLTMLVSAVEQLQVMASKRQYKEAAAQLEAVNQLCSHFEAYRDNPKITELREKFKNIKQILKSHVFSDFSSLGTGKEKEETNLLQQLSDACFVVDALEPSVREELVNNFCSRELTSYEQIFEGAELAKLDKTERRYAWIKRRIRTNEEIWKIFPPSWHVPYRLCIQFCKKTRKQLEDILDNLKEKPDVATLLLALQRTLEFEDELAEKFGGGARGKESGNGIEEFGREDSNSQNVSDIRKKYEKKLAVHQGPENDEKNGIKDMSVPGAGFNFRGIVSSCFEPHLTVYIELEEKTLMENLEKLVQEETWDIDEGSQSNVLSSSMQLFLIIKRSLKRCSALTKNQTLLNLFKVFQRVLKAYATKLFARLPKGGTGFVAAATGMDGQIKTSDKDEKVICYIVNSAEYCHKTSGELAESVQKIIDSQLVDGVDMSEVQDEFSAVITKALVTLVHGLETKFDSEMAAMTRVPWGTLESVGDQSEYVNGINMILTTSIPVFGRLLSPLYFQFFLDKLASSLGPRFYANIFKCKQISETGAQQMLLDTQAVKTILLDIPSLGRQTSGAASYSKFVSREMSKAEALLKVILSPVDSVADTYRALLPEGTPMEFQRILELKGFKKADQQSILDDFNKHGPGITQPSVSSPSATPVVSSTPPAPTVTSPSTVGLMASREDVLTRAAALGRGAATTGFKRFLALTEAAKDRKDGPFRKLFNP; encoded by the exons AGGCATCTTTATCTGGTGTGGAGCCACTTATGCAAAAGATCCATAATGAGATACGTCGTGTAGATGCTGGAATTTTAGCAGCTGTTCGCCAGCAG AGTAGTTCAGGGACCAAAGCAAAAGAAGATCTTGCTGCTGCTACGTCAGCTGTAGAG GAACTCATGTCCAAAATCCgagaaataaaaactaaagcTGAACAGAGTGAGACAATGGTTCAAGAGATTTGTCGAGATATCAAGAAGCTGGACTTTGCAAAGAAACATATTACTACAACAATAACTGCTCTTCATCGTCTGACCATGTTGG TCTCAGCTGTTGAGCAGCTCCAAGTAATGGCTTCAAAACGACAATACAAAGAAGCAGCTGCACAATTGGAG GCAGTAAACCAATTATGCAGTCATTTTGAAGCCTATAGGGATAACCCGAAGATCACAGAGCTTAGGGAGAAGTTCAAGAATATTAAACAAATTCTGAAATCGCATGTATTCTCTGACTTCTCAAG CTTAGGTACcgggaaagagaaagaagaaactaaTTTACTGCAGCAACTGTCTGATGCTTGCTTTGTTGTTGATGCTCTGGAGCCATCTGTGAGGGAAGAGTTGGTGAATAATTTTTGCAGCCGGGAGCTCACTTCTTATGAACAAATATTTGAAGGAGCAG AATTGGCAAAGTTAGATAAAACTGAAAGAAGATATGCATGGATAAAGCGCCGCATAAGAACAAATGAAGAGATATGGAAAATTTTTCCTCCTTCATGGCATGTTCCCTATCGTCTTTGTATCCAGTTCTGTAAGAAAACAAG AAAACAACTTGAGGACATCCTGGATAATTTGAAAGAAAAGCCAGATGTTGCAACATTATTGCTG GCACTACAACGAACTCTAGAATTTGAAGATGAACTGGCAGAAAAGTTTGGAGGAGGTGCTCGAGGGAAGGAGAGCGGAAATGGAATTGAGGAATTTGGCAGAGAGGACAGTAATAGTCAAAATGTTTCCGACATAAGAAAAAAGTATGAGAAGAAGCTGGCTGTACATCAAGGACCAGAGAATGAT GAAAAGAACGGAATCAAAGATATGTCGGTGCCTGGAGCTGGG TTCAACTTCCGTGGAATTGTCTCTTCTTGCTTTGAACCTCACTTGACAGTGTACATAGAACTAGAAGAGAAGACATTAATGGAGAATCTGGAAAAACTTGTTCAG GAAGAAACATGGGACATTGATGAAGGAAGTCAGAGCAATGTTTTATCAAGTAGCATGCAG TTGTTTCTAATAATCAAAAGGAGCTTAAAGAGGTGTAGTGCCTTGACTAAGAACCAGACATTATTAAATTTGTTCAAG GTATTCCAGAGAGTGCTAAAAGCTTATGCTACCAAGCTTTTTGCAAGACTTCCCAAGGGTGGCACGGGGTTTGTTGCAGCAGCCACTGGCATGGACGGACAGATAAAG ACTTCTGACAAGGATGAAAAAGTTATCTGTTACATAGTCAATTCAGCTGAATATTGCCACAAGACA TCAGGTGAATTGGCTGAAAGTGTGCAAAAGATAATTGATTCTCAACTTGTGGACGGCGTAGATATGTCAGAGGTGCAG GATGAATTCTCGGCAGTAATAACAAAAGCGTTGGTCACCTTGGTGCATGGTCTGGAAACTAAATTTGATTCAGAAATGGCGGCAATGACTCGCGTTCCATGGGGTACTCTTGAAAGTGTGGGTGACCAATCAGA GTATGTCAATGGCATCAATATGATTCTCACAACCAGTATTCCCGTATTTGGCAGACTTCTCTCACCTCTTTACTTCCAGTTCTTCTTGGACAAG CTTGCATCATCTCTTGGTCCGCGTTTCTATGCCAACATCTTCAAGTGCAAGCAAATATCAGAAACTGGAGCCCAACAA ATGCTGTTGGACACTCAAGCTGTGAAAACAATTCTTCTTGACATTCCTTCCCTTGGTCGACAG ACTTCAGGTGCCGCTAGCTATTCAAAATTTGTAAGCCGTGAGATGAGCAAAGCTGAAGCTCTTTTGAAG GTTATACTTTCTCCGGTCGATTCTGTGGCAGATACATATCGTGCACTACTGCCGGAAGGAACCCCGATGGAGTTTCAGCGAATTTTAGAACTTAAG GGATTTAAGAAAGCTGATCAGCAAAGTATACTGGACGATTTCAACAAACACGGACCAGGGATCACGCAGCCTTCGGTCTCATCACCATCAGCTACACCAGTTGTCTCCAGCACACCTCCAGCTCCTACAGTTACCAGTCCTTCAACGGTTGGGCTTATGGCATCCAGGGAGGATGTCCTTACTCGAGCAGCTGCACTAGGACGAGGAGCTGCCACCACTGGATTCAAAAGATTCTTGGCTCTTACTGAAGCTGCAAAAGACAGGAAAGATGGACCTTTCAGAAAACTTTTCAACCCTTGA